One window of the Acidobacteriota bacterium genome contains the following:
- a CDS encoding FAD:protein FMN transferase — translation MISAMLLIAVVGCPAPQPPNTTQTISGPIMGTTFEVKIVHPGDAAEPPPEGLPEAVTAILSDIDGKMSTYNPESEISRFNAWASTDPFPISAETAAVVVEAMVLADTTSGALDVTVGPLVRAYGFGADEVAEWPSDEEVAALVAAIGVEQLSLLEGEEAALRKGQPELEVDLSAVAKGYAVDRVAEELRARGLDRFMVEVGGEVRAEGRNAERNTWRLGIERPDATRGRVQRVIPLKGAALATSGDYRNYREIDGERFSHLLDPRTGRPIGHRLASVSVIAETCVRADGLATALMVLGEGEGLALAESLDLAALFLVRDDDGGFREVESSAFTRRVALSDAS, via the coding sequence GTGAAAATCGTCCATCCCGGCGATGCCGCGGAGCCACCGCCGGAGGGGTTGCCGGAGGCGGTGACGGCGATTCTGTCGGACATCGACGGCAAGATGTCCACCTACAATCCCGAATCGGAGATCTCGCGCTTCAACGCTTGGGCTTCCACCGATCCCTTCCCGATTTCGGCGGAGACGGCGGCGGTGGTGGTCGAGGCGATGGTCCTGGCGGACACCACTTCCGGTGCTCTTGATGTCACCGTCGGTCCCCTGGTGCGAGCCTACGGTTTCGGCGCAGACGAGGTGGCGGAGTGGCCGTCGGACGAGGAGGTCGCGGCGCTGGTGGCCGCGATCGGCGTGGAGCAGTTGTCCCTGTTGGAGGGAGAGGAAGCCGCCCTTCGCAAGGGCCAGCCGGAGCTGGAGGTCGACCTTTCGGCCGTTGCCAAGGGCTATGCCGTGGATCGGGTGGCGGAGGAATTGAGGGCGCGCGGCCTCGACCGCTTTATGGTGGAAGTGGGCGGAGAAGTGCGGGCCGAGGGCCGGAACGCCGAGCGGAACACCTGGCGCCTCGGGATCGAACGACCGGACGCGACGCGCGGTAGGGTCCAGCGGGTCATCCCCCTGAAGGGCGCGGCCCTGGCGACTAGCGGTGACTACCGCAACTACCGCGAAATCGACGGCGAGCGCTTCAGTCACCTGCTCGATCCGCGAACCGGGCGCCCCATCGGCCATCGCCTGGCCTCCGTTTCGGTGATCGCCGAAACCTGCGTCCGGGCCGACGGTCTGGCGACGGCGCTGATGGTGCTGGGGGAGGGCGAAGGCCTGGCGTTGGCGGAATCTTTGGACCTCGCTGCCCTGTTCTTGGTGAGAGACGACGACGGTGGCTTCCGCGAAGTCGAAAGCTCCGCCTTCACCCGCCGTGTCGCTCTGTCTGACGCGTCATGA
- a CDS encoding Na(+)-translocating NADH-quinone reductase subunit E, translated as MLIVLLLTLAAFGLIMLAMAVGSIFQGRCLRGSCGGPEILTGDGVPLTCDTCPLKKKREAELRAQKLAAAGE; from the coding sequence ATGCTGATCGTTCTGCTTCTCACCCTCGCCGCCTTCGGCCTCATCATGCTCGCCATGGCCGTAGGCTCCATCTTTCAGGGCCGCTGCCTGCGCGGATCGTGCGGTGGCCCGGAGATCCTCACCGGCGATGGCGTGCCGCTGACCTGCGACACCTGCCCCTTGAAGAAGAAGCGCGAGGCGGAACTTCGCGCTCAGAAGCTCGCCGCGGCGGGCGAGTAG
- a CDS encoding DUF3187 family protein, giving the protein MYRMELKFLPSRPSTLPLAVMCLLVFAATPAAPAQDEPGSGLVSDHLGAPMRVRDFTFPNILVLGFAPQPAASIGKGRYAIEMHGSLVNDFQASPAVEEYLESSRNGDRRPLDLTDANVIRNLPDGQAYYIDAEFAYYDFAFHYGLTERLDVSLGWSYYDLGRGELDGTIFDFHDSYGFSNQGREFVADDQFQVVLGFGDDDLVILQAPSSGAGDPNLSLRYAIPGPGRWDFNVAGTVKFPLASEDTLSSGSTDYGGLLTADWRGRRNAVMFNLSIVKAGNIDPLEFDPPILPALDVSWLHGFGQTRRLRSFFQVLMADHAFRDVVDSGLSEPEFQLTVGLKWQTRHLGVVGFGLTENLLNYDNTPDIGLHLSWGFLSGG; this is encoded by the coding sequence ATGTACCGGATGGAACTGAAGTTCTTGCCTTCTCGCCCTTCGACACTACCCCTCGCCGTAATGTGCCTTTTGGTTTTCGCCGCGACGCCGGCAGCGCCAGCCCAGGATGAGCCCGGCTCCGGGCTGGTGAGCGACCACCTCGGGGCGCCGATGCGGGTGCGCGACTTCACCTTCCCCAACATCCTGGTCCTGGGCTTCGCACCGCAGCCGGCGGCCTCCATCGGAAAAGGGCGCTATGCCATCGAAATGCACGGCTCACTGGTCAATGACTTTCAGGCCAGCCCGGCCGTCGAGGAGTACCTGGAATCAAGCCGCAACGGCGACCGTCGTCCCCTCGACCTCACCGATGCCAACGTCATCCGCAATCTGCCGGATGGCCAGGCCTACTACATCGATGCGGAGTTCGCCTACTACGACTTTGCCTTTCACTACGGCCTGACGGAACGCCTCGACGTCTCCCTCGGCTGGTCCTACTACGATCTCGGCCGTGGCGAACTCGACGGCACCATCTTCGACTTCCACGACAGCTATGGATTCTCGAATCAAGGCCGAGAATTCGTGGCCGACGACCAGTTTCAAGTGGTCCTGGGCTTCGGCGACGACGACCTGGTCATTCTCCAAGCACCCAGTTCTGGAGCGGGAGACCCCAATCTCTCCCTGCGCTACGCCATTCCAGGACCCGGCCGGTGGGACTTCAACGTCGCCGGAACGGTCAAGTTCCCGTTGGCTAGCGAGGACACCCTGTCCTCCGGCAGCACAGACTACGGCGGGCTCCTGACCGCCGACTGGCGCGGACGTCGCAACGCGGTGATGTTCAACCTCTCCATCGTCAAGGCCGGCAATATCGACCCACTGGAGTTCGACCCACCGATCCTCCCGGCACTGGACGTCTCCTGGCTCCACGGCTTCGGTCAGACCAGGCGCCTGCGTTCGTTCTTCCAGGTGTTGATGGCCGACCATGCCTTTCGGGACGTCGTCGATTCCGGACTCTCGGAACCGGAATTCCAACTCACGGTGGGCCTGAAATGGCAAACCCGCCACCTCGGCGTGGTCGGCTTCGGGTTGACCGAAAACCTCTTGAACTACGACAACACGCCGGACATCGGCCTGCATCTGAGTTGGGGGTTCTTATCCGGCGGCTGA
- a CDS encoding patatin-like phospholipase family protein produces the protein MSRGEVRRPRSGWRWVALASLAWPLLSLPAFSAPPDRPKIGLVLSGGGARGCAHAGVIEVLEELRVPVDLIAATSMGAVVGGFYAAGRTPLEIQQGLAVVDWEELFNDQPDYRQLSMRRKADARRFVDLELGWKQGPAFPSGLVGGQNLDLIFQSETLTAVGIEDFDRLPIPFRAMATDLATGLPVALAEGNLPTAMRASMSIPGVFAPLSVDGALLVDGGLTMNLPVSTAREMGAEVTLVIDVSGSLLDESALDSVFGILAQTFGLLGSQATAEQRAQADFLLRPELTGVNPMQYESCPSLFSAGVAAARARADDLATYSLPEGEWRVHLAERFGRRVPRPETVALVSIDGTGPRMLERVRRRVGIESGDSFDLEVVADDIERIFGMGEFERVRVLFDLAPEGLEVIYQVREKSWGPSIFRFSLFAADDLEGNARTDLLVGFTRTAINRRGGEWRLEVEAGETRRFFSEFYQPLDFSGRWFVAPFGEERRGLTDVYSGDRKVAEYAVETSLGGADLGLLLGHSFELRLGGRRGQARARVAVGAVDLPRLSVDVAALEATATLDRLDSPDIPRQGLFARLSAYSSLEDLGADDRYDKITAEIGLFLKRGAHGLFGQLEAGASPGSELPAYDEFTLGGIQSLSGFGEGQLRGQSFAVGRLGYSYRILELPPALGGAVYAGGWLEAGNVSQSQRPREIDNLILTGTLALGIETRLGPLYVAYGAAEGGFDRFYAALGKRF, from the coding sequence GTGAGTAGGGGAGAGGTCCGTCGACCGCGATCCGGGTGGCGCTGGGTGGCCTTGGCGAGTCTGGCGTGGCCCCTCCTTTCGTTGCCGGCGTTCAGTGCCCCACCGGATCGTCCGAAGATCGGGCTGGTGCTTTCCGGTGGTGGGGCGCGCGGTTGCGCCCATGCAGGGGTGATCGAGGTCCTGGAGGAGTTGCGGGTGCCGGTGGACCTGATCGCGGCAACCAGCATGGGGGCGGTGGTGGGCGGTTTCTATGCCGCCGGCCGCACGCCTTTGGAGATCCAGCAAGGCCTGGCGGTGGTGGACTGGGAAGAACTGTTCAACGACCAGCCCGACTATCGACAACTCTCCATGCGGCGCAAGGCCGATGCCCGGCGCTTCGTCGACTTGGAATTGGGCTGGAAGCAGGGGCCGGCATTTCCTTCGGGGCTGGTGGGAGGGCAGAATCTCGACCTGATCTTCCAGTCGGAAACGCTGACCGCCGTCGGCATCGAAGACTTCGATCGCCTGCCGATTCCCTTCCGAGCGATGGCGACGGATTTGGCAACGGGACTGCCGGTGGCGCTGGCCGAGGGCAACCTGCCGACAGCAATGCGCGCCTCGATGTCGATTCCCGGCGTCTTCGCGCCCCTGTCGGTGGACGGCGCTTTGCTGGTGGACGGGGGGCTGACGATGAACCTACCGGTGTCGACCGCCCGGGAGATGGGCGCTGAAGTGACCTTGGTGATCGATGTGTCCGGCTCCCTGCTCGACGAATCGGCTCTCGATTCAGTCTTCGGCATCTTGGCTCAGACCTTCGGGTTGCTGGGGAGCCAGGCAACCGCGGAGCAGCGGGCGCAGGCGGACTTCCTGCTGCGGCCGGAACTGACCGGCGTCAACCCGATGCAGTACGAGTCGTGCCCCTCGCTGTTCTCGGCGGGGGTCGCCGCCGCCCGCGCCCGGGCGGACGACCTCGCCACCTACAGCCTGCCGGAGGGAGAGTGGCGAGTGCATCTCGCCGAGCGCTTCGGGCGCCGGGTACCGCGTCCGGAAACGGTGGCTTTGGTCAGCATCGACGGCACCGGGCCGCGCATGCTGGAGCGGGTGCGCCGCCGGGTGGGTATCGAATCCGGCGATTCCTTCGATCTCGAGGTGGTGGCGGACGATATCGAACGCATCTTCGGCATGGGGGAGTTCGAGCGGGTTCGGGTGCTTTTCGATCTCGCTCCGGAGGGCCTGGAGGTGATCTACCAGGTGCGCGAGAAATCCTGGGGACCGAGCATCTTCCGCTTCAGCCTGTTCGCCGCCGACGACCTGGAGGGCAACGCCCGGACGGATCTCCTGGTCGGCTTCACCCGCACCGCCATCAACCGGCGCGGTGGAGAGTGGCGGCTGGAGGTGGAGGCCGGTGAAACTCGGCGGTTCTTCAGCGAGTTCTACCAACCGCTCGACTTTTCCGGTCGCTGGTTCGTTGCGCCCTTCGGTGAGGAACGGCGCGGGCTGACGGATGTCTACAGCGGCGATCGCAAGGTCGCCGAGTATGCCGTCGAGACCTCCCTGGGAGGGGCCGATCTCGGCTTACTTCTCGGTCACTCTTTCGAACTCCGCCTGGGAGGTCGGCGCGGCCAGGCGCGGGCCCGGGTGGCGGTGGGAGCGGTGGACCTGCCGCGGCTGTCGGTGGATGTGGCGGCCTTGGAGGCAACGGCCACTCTCGATCGACTGGACAGCCCGGACATCCCGCGGCAAGGCCTCTTCGCCCGGCTGTCGGCTTACTCCTCCCTCGAGGACCTCGGTGCCGACGATCGCTACGACAAGATCACCGCCGAGATCGGGCTCTTCCTGAAGCGCGGCGCCCACGGCCTCTTCGGTCAGCTCGAAGCCGGCGCCAGTCCCGGTTCCGAGCTGCCCGCCTACGATGAATTCACCCTCGGCGGCATCCAGTCCCTCTCCGGCTTCGGTGAAGGGCAGCTACGCGGCCAGTCCTTCGCCGTCGGCCGGCTGGGCTACAGCTACCGGATCCTCGAACTGCCGCCGGCCCTCGGTGGGGCGGTCTACGCCGGCGGCTGGCTGGAGGCCGGTAATGTCAGCCAGAGCCAGCGTCCTCGGGAGATCGACAACTTGATCCTGACCGGCACCCTGGCGCTCGGAATCGAAACCCGCCTCGGTCCGCTGTATGTCGCCTACGGCGCGGCGGAGGGTGGTTTCGACCGCTTTTATGCCGCTCTGGGCAAGCGTTTCTAG
- a CDS encoding AMP-binding protein yields the protein MPNSSSPPTPSDVSPADRLDIGAVLCGERLFITGATGFLGKVLVERLLWSVPDVGRLLLLIRPGRDRSAADRLRDEILASPLLARLRAFHGDGWGAWAAGKIEAIAGDLEQDRFGLDEDAYRKLCGRVDRVVASAATVTFDERLDRALELNARGALRTLALARDAGDAPLVHVSTCYVSGQRRGEIPESPLTADDDPEATLARLDEACSAVTSRSPTADEEWIEAGAQLAEEHGFHDIYTFTKALGEQLLNCRRGTVPLAILRPAIVESAAAQPIPGWIDAVRVTDPIVVAYGRGRNRDIPGSADAALELVPVDYVVHALIAALAALPRSASADSAIPVYQVSSSRHPITLGELMVHAREGFSKAPLRDEDGEPIAPQPARFVEPVRFHGALVARRERVRRESRQASKARQPRLRAEARTLDHFLRLVEVYRPYLSHGGTYDDAATQSLWRRLSPAERQIFPFDIAALDWRAYIADSHIPGLVRFALKADTGAPPPQPPAPLRSHAEKNAATVYELFERVAQADGAPMAFQTFRDGRWLRYSYGQGLITASNIAHRLHTEYGVERGDRIVLWATGSPEWVLTLFAAHRLGAVVVPLDPQWPAEEVRRAADLVGAKLICAAPRLASTLGAGTSQRVVVLAAPFVPEPDVDLLPTAGAVPNPPGSSEDLAIIVFTSGTTVSPKAVPLTHGNLLANVRDLGPLMKLSRERLLSVLPIHHVFELMIGLLVPLAGGSTVSYVAEVKPAEISWMMATTRPTVLVAVPRLLQLLHNGIMASVAAGGLERLFKVLFALSKASGGRLGHRLFGKVHQRFGGCLRRIATGGSALEPSLGRSFALMGFQVAEGYGMTETSPALAVNPWDGIRFGAAGRALPGVEIDLRPPAEGQAQGVEEGSGEIWVRGDNVMAGYYRNPAATEEVMADGWLNTGDIGKIDADGYLWLSGRTKDVIVTSAGKNVYPEEVELRYRDLPGVAELIVMGLPTEGGTGERLCALVVPKPGASDDEIAGIRAAIDQRSAEVPSYQRVMGVEIWRGDLPKTTTMKVKRSLLRDAVLAGQRGQEAAPPPPASEGEATLSETESWVMETVARLTRTRPDLLRPADRLDDLGVDSLTRVELIGEIEARFGLRLDNRQAEGLSRVEEILDLAKG from the coding sequence ATGCCGAATTCTTCCTCCCCTCCTACGCCGTCCGACGTCTCTCCCGCCGATCGCCTCGACATCGGGGCGGTGCTGTGTGGCGAACGCCTCTTCATCACCGGCGCCACCGGCTTCCTCGGCAAGGTGCTGGTGGAGCGCTTGCTGTGGTCGGTGCCCGACGTCGGCCGCCTGCTCCTGCTGATCCGGCCCGGCCGCGACCGGTCCGCCGCGGACCGGTTGCGTGACGAGATCCTCGCCTCGCCCCTGCTGGCGCGCCTGCGGGCGTTCCACGGCGATGGCTGGGGGGCGTGGGCGGCCGGCAAGATCGAGGCGATTGCCGGCGACCTGGAGCAGGATCGTTTCGGCCTCGACGAAGACGCCTACCGGAAACTGTGCGGTCGGGTGGATCGGGTGGTGGCGAGCGCCGCGACGGTGACCTTCGATGAACGCCTGGACCGGGCGCTGGAGCTGAACGCCCGCGGCGCCCTCCGTACCCTCGCGCTGGCGCGGGACGCCGGCGACGCGCCACTGGTGCACGTTTCGACCTGCTACGTCAGCGGTCAGCGACGGGGCGAGATCCCCGAGAGTCCGCTGACGGCGGACGACGATCCGGAAGCCACCTTGGCACGGCTCGACGAGGCGTGCTCCGCAGTGACCAGCCGCTCACCGACAGCCGACGAGGAGTGGATCGAAGCCGGTGCGCAGCTCGCCGAGGAGCATGGATTCCACGATATTTACACCTTCACCAAAGCCCTCGGCGAACAGCTCCTGAACTGCCGGCGGGGCACCGTGCCACTGGCGATCCTGCGGCCGGCGATCGTCGAGAGCGCCGCAGCGCAGCCGATCCCCGGCTGGATCGACGCGGTGCGGGTGACGGATCCGATCGTGGTCGCCTACGGGCGCGGGCGCAACCGCGACATTCCCGGCTCCGCCGACGCCGCCCTGGAACTGGTGCCGGTGGACTACGTGGTACACGCCCTGATCGCCGCCCTGGCGGCCCTCCCCCGCTCCGCCTCGGCCGACTCCGCAATCCCCGTGTACCAGGTGAGTTCGAGCCGCCATCCCATCACCCTCGGCGAGCTGATGGTCCACGCCCGGGAGGGCTTCTCGAAAGCACCCCTGAGGGACGAAGATGGAGAACCCATCGCACCGCAGCCGGCGCGGTTTGTCGAGCCGGTGCGCTTTCACGGCGCCCTCGTCGCCCGGCGCGAGAGAGTGCGCCGCGAAAGTCGCCAGGCCTCAAAGGCCCGCCAACCTCGGCTGCGGGCCGAAGCGCGCACCCTCGACCATTTCCTGCGGTTGGTCGAGGTCTACCGGCCGTACCTGAGCCACGGCGGGACCTACGACGACGCGGCCACCCAGAGCCTCTGGCGCCGCCTCTCACCGGCCGAACGGCAGATTTTTCCATTCGACATCGCCGCCCTCGACTGGCGCGCCTACATTGCCGATTCCCATATCCCCGGCCTCGTCCGTTTCGCCCTCAAGGCGGACACCGGCGCCCCTCCCCCGCAGCCGCCGGCGCCGCTTCGCAGCCATGCGGAGAAGAATGCGGCGACGGTCTACGAACTGTTCGAGCGGGTAGCCCAGGCGGACGGGGCTCCGATGGCCTTCCAGACCTTCCGCGACGGCCGCTGGCTGCGCTACAGCTATGGCCAAGGGTTGATTACGGCCAGCAATATTGCCCATCGACTTCACACCGAGTACGGCGTCGAACGGGGAGACCGCATCGTCCTGTGGGCGACCGGCAGCCCGGAATGGGTACTCACCCTCTTCGCCGCCCACCGGCTGGGCGCCGTGGTGGTGCCCCTCGACCCGCAGTGGCCGGCGGAGGAGGTGCGGCGCGCAGCCGACCTGGTCGGAGCGAAACTGATTTGCGCGGCGCCGCGCCTCGCTTCGACCCTCGGCGCTGGCACCAGCCAGCGGGTCGTCGTCCTCGCCGCCCCCTTCGTGCCGGAGCCGGACGTTGACCTTCTGCCCACAGCGGGCGCAGTCCCCAATCCGCCGGGTAGCTCCGAGGACCTGGCGATCATCGTATTCACCAGCGGCACCACGGTCTCTCCGAAGGCGGTGCCGCTGACCCACGGCAATCTGCTGGCGAATGTGCGCGATCTCGGGCCGCTGATGAAGCTCTCCCGCGAGCGGCTGCTCTCGGTGCTGCCGATTCACCACGTCTTCGAGCTAATGATCGGGCTGCTGGTTCCGCTGGCCGGCGGCAGCACCGTCAGCTACGTGGCGGAGGTCAAGCCGGCGGAGATCTCGTGGATGATGGCGACCACCCGGCCGACGGTGCTGGTGGCGGTGCCGAGGCTGCTGCAGTTGCTGCACAACGGCATCATGGCGAGCGTCGCGGCCGGAGGCCTTGAACGGCTGTTCAAAGTGCTCTTCGCCCTCTCCAAGGCCTCCGGCGGACGCCTCGGACACCGCCTGTTCGGCAAGGTCCACCAGCGCTTCGGCGGCTGCCTGCGGCGCATTGCCACCGGTGGTTCGGCGCTCGAACCGAGTCTCGGCCGCAGCTTCGCCTTGATGGGCTTCCAGGTCGCCGAAGGCTACGGCATGACCGAGACCAGCCCCGCCCTGGCGGTCAACCCATGGGACGGCATCCGCTTCGGCGCCGCCGGCAGGGCGCTGCCGGGAGTGGAGATCGACCTCCGGCCGCCGGCCGAAGGCCAAGCCCAGGGCGTCGAAGAAGGCAGCGGCGAAATCTGGGTGCGCGGCGACAATGTGATGGCCGGCTACTACCGGAACCCGGCGGCGACGGAGGAGGTGATGGCCGATGGCTGGCTCAACACCGGCGACATCGGAAAGATCGACGCCGACGGCTACCTGTGGCTTTCCGGCCGCACCAAGGACGTGATCGTCACCTCCGCCGGCAAGAACGTCTACCCGGAAGAGGTCGAACTGCGCTACCGCGACCTGCCGGGAGTGGCAGAGCTGATCGTCATGGGCCTGCCGACGGAGGGCGGCACCGGGGAGCGGCTGTGCGCCCTGGTGGTGCCGAAGCCCGGTGCGTCCGACGACGAGATCGCTGGGATCCGCGCCGCCATCGACCAACGTTCTGCGGAAGTGCCCAGCTACCAGCGGGTCATGGGGGTCGAGATCTGGCGCGGCGATTTACCGAAGACCACCACCATGAAGGTCAAGCGCAGTCTCCTGCGCGATGCGGTGCTGGCGGGCCAGCGCGGTCAGGAAGCGGCCCCGCCGCCCCCCGCCAGCGAGGGCGAAGCCACCCTGAGCGAGACGGAAAGCTGGGTGATGGAAACCGTCGCCCGTCTCACCCGCACCCGCCCGGACCTCCTCCGGCCCGCGGATCGCCTCGACGACCTGGGCGTCGACTCCCTCACCCGGGTCGAGCTGATCGGCGAGATCGAAGCGCGCTTCGGCCTGCGGCTGGACAACCGACAGGCCGAAGGCCTGTCGCGGGTCGAAGAGATCCTGGATCTGGCGAAGGGCTAG
- a CDS encoding PAS domain-containing protein, with protein MSGGITVADARQPDLPLVYANGAFSRMTGYAVEDCLGRNCRFLQGSDRDQEGLTAMREAIRERRDVQVVLRNFRADGRLFWNELKIMPVFDEAGELTHYIGLQTDITSRVRAEDLSHLNGRLERQLRAERRSTTTMATVTDRLEPVETILGEVRFGAVLADPEGVVSYMNRTACDLLRTSLEDARGRLFLDLFSGGKELRAVFPLGVDAKERRLDSSLVLADGSLLNAGFTLQRAQGAPAETPYQLLLFRELGELQQVEQEMRELKRLSSLGQMAAGFAHQVRNPLAAIRSLAEGLLPTFPAGDNRREYCERTVALVQRVETLVRRSLRFTHEEGPKRIPTAPSALIDEALEVLDPRLQECGGPVMVQLSRGLPPVLVDAAQIVEILIILVENALDATGTSLRIRLVVEAVGEVEALGGSFVAVDVVDRGHGIEARKLERIFDPFYTTKPRGSGLGLSIALRIAHENRARLQVRSQVGRGTTFRLLMPVATP; from the coding sequence ATGAGTGGCGGCATTACGGTGGCCGACGCTCGCCAGCCGGACCTACCGTTGGTCTATGCGAACGGGGCTTTCAGCCGTATGACGGGGTATGCCGTCGAGGACTGCCTGGGCCGGAATTGCCGCTTTCTCCAGGGTTCGGATCGTGACCAAGAGGGCCTCACCGCAATGCGGGAGGCGATTCGGGAGCGGCGAGATGTGCAAGTAGTGCTGCGCAACTTTCGGGCGGACGGGCGACTGTTCTGGAACGAACTCAAGATCATGCCGGTGTTCGACGAGGCCGGAGAACTCACTCACTACATCGGGCTGCAAACGGACATCACCTCTCGTGTTCGGGCGGAGGACCTCAGTCACCTCAATGGTCGTCTCGAACGGCAATTGAGGGCAGAACGTCGGTCGACAACCACCATGGCCACGGTGACCGATCGTCTCGAGCCGGTCGAGACGATTCTCGGCGAGGTTCGGTTCGGAGCGGTGCTGGCGGATCCCGAGGGCGTCGTTTCCTACATGAATCGCACCGCCTGCGATTTGCTGCGCACTTCCCTTGAGGATGCCCGCGGCCGTCTCTTTCTCGACCTTTTCTCTGGCGGGAAGGAGTTGCGTGCGGTGTTTCCGCTGGGAGTCGATGCCAAGGAGCGGCGCCTGGACAGCAGTTTGGTGCTGGCCGACGGTAGCTTGTTGAACGCCGGCTTTACGCTCCAGCGGGCCCAGGGAGCACCCGCTGAAACTCCCTATCAGCTCTTACTGTTTCGGGAGCTCGGTGAACTCCAGCAGGTCGAGCAAGAGATGCGGGAGCTCAAGCGCCTCTCTTCCCTGGGACAGATGGCGGCCGGCTTCGCACATCAGGTGCGCAACCCTCTGGCGGCCATTCGCTCCCTTGCCGAAGGGCTGCTCCCGACGTTTCCCGCCGGCGACAACCGTCGCGAATATTGCGAGCGGACCGTCGCCCTCGTCCAGCGAGTCGAGACGCTGGTCCGTCGTTCTCTGCGCTTCACCCACGAAGAAGGTCCGAAAAGAATTCCCACGGCGCCTTCGGCGCTGATCGATGAAGCCCTGGAGGTTCTCGACCCGCGTCTTCAGGAGTGCGGCGGTCCCGTCATGGTGCAGCTCTCCAGGGGCCTCCCTCCGGTGCTGGTCGATGCGGCGCAGATTGTCGAGATTTTGATCATCCTGGTCGAGAACGCTCTCGACGCGACAGGCACCTCCCTCCGCATCCGCCTGGTCGTCGAAGCGGTCGGCGAGGTGGAGGCGTTGGGTGGGAGTTTTGTCGCCGTCGATGTGGTGGATCGCGGACACGGTATCGAAGCCCGGAAGCTCGAGCGGATTTTCGACCCCTTCTACACCACCAAGCCGCGCGGCTCTGGGCTCGGTCTATCCATCGCTTTGCGCATCGCCCACGAGAACCGGGCTCGCCTACAGGTTCGTTCGCAGGTGGGGCGTGGCACGACCTTCCGCCTTCTCATGCCCGTCGCGACGCCATGA
- a CDS encoding sigma-54 dependent transcriptional regulator, whose translation MTRVLLVEDDPDLAFAVGSHLATMGHEVLHADSGRSALEQAGTTLADLVLLDLGLPDLDGFEVLERLMVLDPSQQVVVLTGLDEAESAVRALRLGASDYLTKPVSNEILCHAVEQAGERGSLRRRLESLDRAAGETGPVVGDSPVFSATLDALRAAAGAPRTPVLLTGETGSGKELAAGLLHRWSDRAQGPMISVNAAAFPASLLESELFGHEAGAFTSARSVRRGLFELADGGCLFLDEVGELPLALQPKLLRILEGHPFRRLGGEREVRSDFRLISATHRDLVTEVREGRFREDLYHRLRILEISLPPLRERAEDIPLLGAYFVQRFARELGRGEVELTPEALTCLRNYSWPGNVRELRNVLERAIVLTAGATIGPASFPPEVAGRGAMETPVDRDRAAIPALQSDRLEEVIRSHARRVFEQCDRNVTQAAERLGVARGTLRRHLQKGGLTGQKLTGTD comes from the coding sequence ATGACGCGGGTGCTGTTGGTCGAAGACGATCCGGATCTGGCGTTCGCCGTCGGGTCTCATCTCGCGACGATGGGACACGAAGTGCTGCATGCCGATTCTGGCCGGTCGGCTCTGGAGCAGGCTGGCACGACCCTGGCGGATTTGGTCCTTCTCGATCTCGGTCTGCCGGACCTGGACGGCTTCGAGGTGCTCGAACGATTGATGGTCCTGGATCCTTCGCAGCAGGTCGTCGTTCTCACCGGCCTCGACGAGGCTGAGAGTGCGGTCCGCGCACTCCGCTTGGGTGCTTCGGACTACTTGACCAAGCCGGTTTCCAACGAGATCTTGTGCCATGCTGTCGAGCAGGCCGGCGAACGGGGTTCCCTGCGCCGCCGCCTGGAGAGCCTCGATCGAGCGGCGGGAGAGACCGGTCCTGTCGTTGGCGATTCGCCGGTCTTTTCTGCCACCCTCGACGCGCTTCGGGCCGCGGCGGGGGCGCCGCGGACACCGGTGCTGTTGACGGGCGAGACGGGAAGTGGAAAGGAACTGGCTGCCGGCCTGCTGCATCGCTGGAGTGACCGCGCCCAAGGCCCCATGATCTCGGTGAATGCTGCAGCCTTTCCCGCCAGTTTGCTCGAGTCGGAACTGTTCGGTCATGAAGCCGGCGCGTTTACCAGCGCTCGTTCGGTGCGGCGCGGGCTGTTCGAACTGGCCGATGGTGGTTGTCTGTTCCTCGACGAGGTAGGGGAGTTGCCTCTCGCCCTGCAGCCCAAATTGCTGCGGATTCTGGAGGGTCATCCGTTCCGCCGATTGGGTGGCGAGCGCGAGGTCCGCAGCGATTTCCGGTTGATCTCGGCGACCCACCGCGACCTGGTCACGGAGGTCCGGGAGGGCCGCTTCCGGGAAGACCTCTACCACCGCCTTCGGATTCTCGAGATTTCCCTGCCGCCACTGCGTGAGCGGGCCGAGGACATCCCACTCCTCGGCGCCTACTTTGTCCAGCGATTCGCTCGAGAACTGGGGCGGGGCGAGGTGGAACTGACCCCCGAAGCCTTGACCTGTCTTCGGAACTACTCCTGGCCCGGCAACGTTCGCGAACTGCGCAACGTCCTGGAGCGCGCGATCGTGCTCACTGCCGGAGCGACCATCGGTCCAGCAAGCTTTCCGCCGGAGGTCGCCGGCCGAGGGGCCATGGAAACACCGGTCGACCGGGACCGAGCAGCGATTCCCGCGCTGCAGAGCGACCGGCTGGAGGAAGTCATTCGAAGTCACGCTCGTAGGGTCTTCGAGCAGTGCGATCGCAACGTGACCCAAGCGGCGGAGCGCCTTGGAGTCGCGCGCGGAACGCTACGCCGCCACCTCCAGAAGGGCGGCCTGACCGGTCAAAAATTGACCGGTACAGATTAG